One Streptosporangium sp. NBC_01495 DNA window includes the following coding sequences:
- the mshD gene encoding mycothiol synthase yields MNVRVEYRGLLGEQEVSDVLAVVEAATEADRVRPLNEHVMLHLRYGGDERAGAVLLYAGDDLAGYAHVDPTDPVEGPSGELVVHPAFRRRGYGRRLLEAVLDHTGGHLRLWAHGGHPAAEALARSAGFDKIRSLWRMRRSLSSDIPGFDLPEGVRLRTFEPGTSDREAWVALNARSFAQHPEQGAWTIEDLERREREPWFDPAGFFLAVRPDGSWEGDRLVGFHWTKVHGDGDHAHEPLGEVYVVGVDPAERGGGLGRSLTLAGLTYLRSRGLSQVMLYVDESNPAAIRLYEGLGFTRWDVDVMYRK; encoded by the coding sequence ATGAACGTGCGTGTGGAGTACCGGGGGCTACTCGGCGAACAAGAGGTGTCCGACGTCCTCGCGGTGGTGGAGGCTGCCACGGAGGCCGACAGGGTCAGACCGCTCAACGAGCATGTCATGCTGCACCTGCGCTACGGCGGCGACGAGCGGGCCGGAGCCGTGCTGCTGTACGCCGGGGACGACCTCGCGGGCTACGCCCACGTCGACCCGACCGACCCCGTCGAAGGCCCCAGCGGGGAGTTGGTCGTCCATCCCGCGTTCCGCCGGAGGGGATACGGGCGGCGACTGCTGGAGGCCGTGCTCGACCACACCGGCGGGCATCTGCGCCTGTGGGCGCACGGCGGACATCCGGCCGCCGAGGCCCTCGCCCGGTCGGCGGGCTTCGACAAGATCAGGTCCCTGTGGCGGATGCGCCGCTCCCTGTCCTCCGACATCCCCGGCTTCGACCTTCCCGAGGGGGTACGGCTGCGCACGTTCGAGCCCGGCACCTCCGACCGGGAGGCGTGGGTGGCGCTCAACGCCAGGTCCTTCGCCCAGCACCCCGAGCAGGGGGCGTGGACGATCGAGGACCTGGAGCGGCGCGAGCGGGAGCCCTGGTTCGACCCGGCCGGATTCTTCCTCGCCGTACGGCCGGACGGATCCTGGGAGGGCGACCGGCTGGTGGGCTTCCACTGGACCAAGGTCCACGGCGACGGCGACCACGCGCACGAACCCCTCGGCGAGGTCTACGTCGTCGGCGTCGACCCCGCGGAGCGGGGAGGCGGCCTGGGCAGGTCGCTGACCCTCGCGGGCCTGACCTACCTGCGGTCACGGGGCCTGAGCCAGGTGATGCTGTACGTGGACGAGAGCAACCCCGCGGCGATCCGCCTGTACGAGGGGCTGGGCTTCACCCGCTGGGACGTCGACGTGATGTACCGGAAGTGA
- the dcd gene encoding dCTP deaminase: MLLSDRDIAAEIEAGRVMIDPFQPEMIQPSSVDIRLDRYFRVFENHRYPHIDPAVEQPDLTRMVEPDKGEPFILHPGEFVLASTYEVVTLPDDIASRLEGKSSLGRLGLLTHSTAGFIDPGFSGHVTLELSNVATLPIKLWPGMKIGQLCMFRLSSPAEYPYGSEKYGSRYQGQRGPTPSRSYLNFHRTPI, from the coding sequence GTGCTGCTTTCCGATCGTGACATCGCCGCTGAGATCGAGGCCGGAAGGGTCATGATCGATCCCTTCCAGCCGGAGATGATCCAGCCGTCCAGCGTTGACATACGCCTGGACCGCTACTTCCGAGTCTTCGAGAACCACCGGTACCCCCACATCGATCCTGCGGTCGAGCAGCCCGATCTGACGCGGATGGTCGAGCCGGACAAGGGTGAGCCGTTCATCCTGCATCCGGGGGAGTTCGTGCTGGCGAGCACGTACGAGGTCGTCACCCTGCCGGACGACATCGCCTCGCGGCTGGAGGGCAAGAGCTCGCTGGGCAGGCTCGGGCTGCTGACGCACTCGACGGCGGGGTTCATCGACCCGGGGTTCAGCGGGCACGTCACGCTGGAGCTCTCCAACGTCGCGACGCTGCCGATCAAGCTCTGGCCCGGTATGAAGATCGGCCAGCTCTGCATGTTCCGGCTCAGCTCTCCGGCGGAGTATCCCTACGGTTCGGAGAAGTACGGATCGCGCTACCAGGGGCAGCGAGGGCCGACGCCGAGCCGTTCGTACCTCAACTTCCACCGGACCCCCATCTGA
- a CDS encoding sigma-70 family RNA polymerase sigma factor produces the protein MSQAGTADEQLVRALFDEHGGPLYGYVLRLTGDSGRAEDVVQETLLRAWRHPDAFAGRSIRAWLFTVARNLVVDQHRARKARPPETGDEALAVVPAVDELERAVESWAVAEALAALRPEHREVLAEVYYQGKSVKEAAESLGIPAGTVKSRTYYALRALKLALEERGLAP, from the coding sequence GTGAGCCAAGCCGGAACCGCCGACGAGCAACTCGTCAGGGCGCTCTTCGACGAGCACGGCGGGCCACTGTACGGCTACGTGCTGCGGCTGACGGGCGACTCGGGGAGAGCGGAGGACGTCGTGCAGGAAACGCTGTTGCGGGCCTGGCGCCATCCCGACGCGTTCGCCGGCCGCTCCATCCGCGCGTGGCTGTTCACGGTGGCCCGCAACCTCGTCGTCGACCAGCACCGCGCACGCAAGGCGCGCCCCCCGGAGACGGGTGACGAGGCGCTCGCCGTGGTGCCCGCCGTCGACGAGCTGGAACGGGCCGTCGAGTCGTGGGCGGTCGCCGAGGCGCTGGCCGCGCTGCGGCCCGAGCACCGGGAGGTGCTGGCCGAGGTCTACTACCAGGGGAAATCCGTCAAGGAGGCCGCCGAGTCGCTCGGCATCCCCGCTGGAACGGTTAAATCGCGCACGTATTACGCGCTTCGGGCGCTCAAGCTGGCGCTGGAGGAGCGGGGGCTCGCGCCATGA
- a CDS encoding bifunctional metallophosphatase/5'-nucleotidase, with protein sequence MMSRSFLRLAMAGVLAGAGLVLAIGPAQAGNKPAKPAKTVPVRLLSLNDFHGNLEPPTGSSGRMVDETGATVEAGGAAFAATHLKQLSDKNTLKVAQGDLIGASPLISAAYHDEPAVEFLGKVGVTASAVGNHEFDEGYAELKRIMNGGCHPVDGCSPAGEWKGAKFSYIGANVIFKRPERDAEKQALEALGGSNSSSLRNLLKGYGIPALPPVAIRWMNGVPIGFIGLVTQTTPNIVTSEGIKNLEFIDEVKAANVASKLLQIVGVKAQVVLVHEGDQVTAGQSPDACSAQPGAGNRIATQVDAEIDMILSGHSHQAYLCKVADPKGATRLYSQGGSFGRVITKVDFQVDVKTRDVVRSSVVADNQVVTRTVTPDPDIAQFVKDWKDDVASVADRPIGKITADINSGLSDKESPLGDLIADGQLAATKTGGNAQIALMNPGGVRAPLTYASSALEGDGVVTYGEAFTVQPFNNLMQVVTLTGAQLKTVLEQQFVGGPNAQAFTKILQPSSNFTYTYSASAPWGSKVSEMKIDGVAVTDTQTIRVAANNFLVGGGDAFLAFKDGTDLWSGPLDIDAFAAHFAANPSITPPVPNRITVVP encoded by the coding sequence ATGATGTCTCGTTCCTTCCTGCGGTTGGCCATGGCGGGCGTGCTCGCCGGGGCCGGTCTCGTGCTCGCGATTGGACCGGCCCAGGCGGGCAACAAGCCCGCCAAGCCCGCCAAGACGGTGCCGGTCCGCCTGCTCTCCCTCAACGACTTCCACGGCAACCTTGAGCCGCCGACCGGTTCGTCCGGCCGTATGGTCGACGAGACCGGCGCCACGGTCGAAGCCGGCGGTGCCGCGTTCGCCGCCACCCATCTCAAGCAGCTCTCCGACAAGAACACGCTGAAGGTCGCCCAGGGCGACCTGATCGGCGCCAGCCCCCTGATCTCCGCGGCCTACCACGACGAGCCCGCGGTCGAGTTCCTCGGCAAGGTCGGCGTCACCGCCTCCGCCGTGGGCAACCACGAGTTCGACGAGGGGTACGCGGAGCTCAAGCGGATCATGAACGGCGGCTGCCACCCGGTGGACGGCTGCTCGCCCGCCGGTGAGTGGAAGGGCGCGAAGTTCAGCTACATCGGCGCGAACGTCATCTTCAAGCGCCCGGAGCGGGACGCGGAGAAGCAGGCGCTGGAGGCCCTGGGCGGGTCGAACAGCAGCTCGCTGCGCAACCTCCTCAAGGGCTACGGCATCCCCGCGCTGCCCCCGGTCGCGATCCGCTGGATGAACGGCGTGCCGATCGGTTTCATCGGCCTGGTCACCCAGACCACCCCGAACATCGTCACCTCCGAGGGCATCAAGAACCTTGAGTTCATCGACGAGGTGAAGGCCGCGAACGTCGCGTCCAAGCTCCTCCAGATCGTCGGCGTCAAGGCCCAGGTCGTGCTCGTGCACGAGGGCGACCAGGTCACCGCGGGCCAGTCGCCCGACGCGTGCAGTGCCCAGCCGGGCGCGGGCAACCGGATCGCCACGCAGGTCGACGCCGAGATCGACATGATCCTCAGCGGTCACTCCCACCAGGCGTACCTGTGCAAGGTGGCCGACCCCAAGGGCGCCACCCGCCTCTACAGCCAGGGCGGCTCCTTCGGCCGGGTCATCACCAAGGTCGACTTCCAGGTGGACGTCAAGACCCGTGACGTCGTGCGCTCCTCGGTCGTGGCCGACAACCAGGTCGTGACCAGGACCGTCACCCCCGACCCGGATATCGCCCAGTTCGTCAAGGACTGGAAGGACGACGTCGCGTCGGTGGCCGACAGGCCGATCGGTAAGATCACCGCGGACATCAACTCGGGCCTCTCCGACAAGGAGTCGCCCCTGGGCGACCTCATCGCCGACGGCCAGCTCGCGGCGACGAAGACCGGCGGCAACGCCCAGATCGCCCTGATGAACCCGGGTGGCGTGCGGGCCCCCCTCACCTACGCGAGCTCCGCCCTTGAGGGCGACGGCGTGGTGACGTATGGCGAGGCGTTCACGGTCCAGCCGTTCAACAACCTCATGCAGGTGGTCACGCTCACCGGCGCGCAGCTCAAGACCGTTCTGGAGCAGCAGTTCGTCGGCGGCCCCAACGCCCAGGCGTTCACCAAGATCCTGCAGCCGTCGTCGAACTTCACCTACACCTACAGCGCGAGCGCGCCGTGGGGTTCGAAGGTCTCCGAGATGAAGATCGACGGTGTCGCCGTGACGGACACCCAGACGATCAGGGTCGCGGCCAACAACTTCCTGGTCGGCGGCGGTGACGCGTTCCTCGCCTTCAAGGACGGCACCGACCTGTGGAGCGGCCCGCTGGACATCGACGCCTTCGCCGCCCACTTCGCGGCGAACCCGTCGATCACGCCCCCGGTGCCCAACCGCATCACGGTCGTTCCGTAA
- a CDS encoding LmeA family phospholipid-binding protein, with protein MRKLIGFLLLLLVLAVILDRVAVEGVQREIATQATAKYDLTTPPEVTIEGVPFLTQAIAGRYEEVRVAAGRMTVSGVRLSSVDFTLHGVTAPLEDLVLRPQQVDMRAERVEGTVVVSVETLNQRAPRGIKVDVVGDALNVSGEITVLGQQVPVKADLKVEIVEGGLRLVPGKVTLGGGIPVPDPERFINYRIPIGKLPFNLKLTEVKAVPEGLRISGEASDVPLRG; from the coding sequence ATGCGCAAGCTGATCGGTTTTCTTCTCCTACTTCTCGTTCTCGCCGTGATCCTCGACCGGGTCGCCGTCGAGGGAGTCCAGCGCGAGATCGCCACGCAGGCGACGGCCAAGTACGACCTCACGACCCCGCCGGAGGTCACGATCGAGGGCGTCCCCTTCCTGACCCAGGCGATCGCCGGCCGCTACGAGGAGGTCAGGGTCGCCGCGGGCAGGATGACCGTCTCGGGTGTCCGGCTGTCGAGCGTCGACTTCACCCTGCACGGCGTCACGGCCCCACTGGAGGACCTGGTGCTCCGTCCCCAGCAGGTGGACATGCGCGCCGAGCGCGTGGAGGGGACGGTGGTCGTCTCGGTGGAGACGCTCAACCAGAGGGCACCTCGCGGGATCAAGGTCGATGTCGTGGGTGACGCGCTCAACGTCAGCGGGGAGATCACCGTGCTGGGGCAGCAGGTGCCGGTGAAGGCGGATCTCAAGGTCGAGATCGTCGAGGGCGGCCTGCGGCTCGTCCCCGGGAAGGTGACCCTGGGCGGAGGCATCCCCGTGCCCGATCCCGAGCGGTTCATCAACTACCGCATCCCGATCGGGAAGCTGCCGTTCAACCTCAAGCTGACCGAGGTCAAGGCCGTTCCCGAGGGGTTGCGCATCTCGGGCGAGGCCTCCGACGTGCCCCTCCGAGGCTGA
- a CDS encoding inorganic phosphate transporter, with amino-acid sequence MDLTLALVIGVVVVALVFDYTNGFHDAANAIATSVSTRALTPRAALFMAAAMNFLGAHLGTQVAATVGKGIIDAPQGSHGLVIVGSGLIGAITWNLVTWYFGLPSSSSHALIGGLVGSALASASTVHWNGVLEKVVIPMILSPLIGFTLAGLIMIGILWGFRRSQPTKTNRGFRHAQTVSAAAMALGHGLQDAQKTMGVIFLALVVGGYQNDGDPIPQWVILSAATAISLGTYAGGWRIMRTLGRRIIALDPPQGFAAETAAATVLYTAAIGFGAPISTTHTITSAIMGVGATKRLSAVRWGVAGNIVTAWILTIPAAALVAALSYFALHWMVE; translated from the coding sequence GTGGATCTCACGCTCGCACTCGTCATCGGCGTGGTGGTCGTGGCGTTGGTGTTCGACTACACCAACGGTTTCCACGACGCCGCGAACGCGATCGCGACCTCCGTCTCGACGCGCGCGCTGACGCCGAGGGCCGCGCTGTTCATGGCCGCGGCCATGAACTTCCTGGGTGCGCATCTCGGTACGCAGGTGGCGGCGACCGTCGGCAAGGGCATCATCGACGCCCCGCAGGGAAGCCACGGCCTCGTCATCGTCGGCTCAGGTCTGATCGGCGCGATCACCTGGAACCTCGTCACGTGGTACTTCGGCCTGCCCTCCTCAAGCAGTCACGCGCTGATCGGCGGCCTGGTCGGCTCCGCGCTCGCCTCGGCGAGCACCGTCCACTGGAACGGGGTGCTGGAGAAGGTCGTCATCCCGATGATCCTGTCTCCGCTGATCGGCTTCACCCTCGCCGGGCTCATCATGATCGGAATTCTATGGGGGTTCCGGCGCTCCCAGCCCACGAAGACCAACCGGGGCTTCCGCCACGCGCAGACCGTGTCCGCGGCGGCGATGGCACTGGGCCACGGCCTCCAGGACGCGCAGAAGACCATGGGGGTCATCTTCCTGGCCCTCGTGGTCGGCGGTTACCAGAACGACGGTGACCCGATCCCCCAGTGGGTCATCCTCTCCGCGGCCACGGCCATCTCGCTCGGCACGTACGCGGGCGGCTGGCGGATCATGCGAACGCTGGGACGCCGGATCATCGCGCTCGACCCGCCGCAGGGATTCGCCGCGGAGACGGCCGCGGCGACCGTGCTCTACACGGCGGCCATCGGCTTCGGCGCCCCCATCTCGACCACTCACACGATCACCAGCGCGATCATGGGCGTCGGCGCCACCAAGCGCCTGTCGGCCGTGCGCTGGGGCGTCGCGGGCAACATCGTGACCGCCTGGATCCTCACGATCCCGGCCGCCGCGCTCGTCGCCGCGCTGTCCTACTTCGCGCTCCACTGGATGGTCGAGTAG
- a CDS encoding MoaD/ThiS family protein: MATVIVRYWAAAKEAAGVAEERSEAATLAELMTKITSNRERLGRVVSLSSFLVNGDPVGRRAHETIVLTDGATVEVLPPFAGG; the protein is encoded by the coding sequence ATGGCGACGGTCATTGTCAGATATTGGGCCGCGGCGAAGGAAGCGGCGGGGGTCGCGGAGGAGCGTTCCGAGGCCGCGACCCTTGCCGAGTTGATGACGAAAATCACATCGAACCGTGAAAGGCTGGGTCGCGTGGTGAGCCTGTCATCGTTCCTGGTGAACGGGGATCCGGTGGGCAGGAGGGCCCACGAGACGATCGTCCTGACGGACGGGGCGACGGTCGAGGTGCTCCCGCCCTTCGCGGGCGGCTGA
- a CDS encoding response regulator transcription factor: MIRVLLADDQALIRAGFRALLDMAGDITVVGEAGNGVEAVEMSRALRPDVALLDVRMPLLDGIQATRRIGADPELDAVRVVILTNYALDEYVFAALRAGAGGFLLKDIEPAELLRSVRVAAAGDALLSPSVTRRLIEEYVSTPPRPVAGPGLERLTGRELEILALVATGMSNAEMAGHLAISHATVKTHVSRSMTKLGARDRAQLVVFAYESGLVTPGTAGAPGVSGAF, from the coding sequence GTGATCAGGGTGCTGCTCGCCGACGACCAGGCGCTGATCCGCGCGGGCTTCCGGGCGCTGCTCGACATGGCCGGAGACATCACCGTCGTCGGGGAGGCGGGCAACGGCGTCGAGGCCGTCGAGATGTCCCGCGCGCTGCGGCCGGATGTGGCGCTGCTGGACGTCAGGATGCCGCTGCTCGACGGGATCCAGGCCACCAGGAGGATCGGCGCCGACCCCGAGCTCGACGCGGTGCGCGTGGTGATCCTGACCAACTACGCCCTCGACGAGTACGTCTTCGCCGCGCTGCGCGCGGGGGCCGGGGGCTTCCTGCTCAAGGACATCGAACCGGCCGAGCTGCTGAGGTCGGTCCGGGTGGCCGCCGCCGGTGACGCGCTGCTCTCGCCCTCCGTGACCCGGCGGCTGATCGAGGAGTACGTGTCCACCCCGCCCAGGCCCGTCGCGGGACCCGGCCTGGAACGTCTCACCGGCCGCGAGCTGGAGATCCTGGCCCTGGTCGCCACCGGCATGTCCAACGCGGAGATGGCCGGGCACCTGGCCATCAGCCACGCCACCGTCAAGACCCACGTCAGCCGGTCGATGACCAAGCTCGGGGCGCGTGACCGGGCGCAGCTCGTCGTCTTCGCCTACGAGTCGGGGCTGGTCACACCTGGGACAGCCGGAGCGCCCGGGGTATCCGGGGCGTTTTGA
- a CDS encoding ISAs1 family transposase — protein MEYERARLLLIFQVSNPKIVAGVALVSPSSLTGSPLVPALDQLADLALWEAELTADPVMVESALMRRLAAVPDRRSGCGLRHPLVVILTLTACATLVVGSDSIAAIRQWAARTSPAVLERLGAYLDPFTGLFVVPSEKTFRRVLADLDADALDAAISGYVADVVRRQAPRPQIPHAPGPVEREQRRATQRQRTHPALDGLLPGAALDGKALRGARTIDGGRVFLVGAISHEHGVILGQCQVAGKRGEGPAARALLPRLEVAGMVLTLDALHTTKATARLITQQLGAHYILILKGNQPLARAAAQALLTGPDADWTDTTSIDDDHGHGRTERRTIRTAPADDSLFPGARQAFRLRRDLGGLDGVWTSKEIVYGITSLPAEAAGPAHLNHYERAHWGVENRLNWVRDVTFREDHSQVRTGTAPRALAGFRNLAISTARLAGRANIAHARRDLLDHHDAFAVHNIGSTNGKQT, from the coding sequence ATGGAGTACGAAAGAGCGCGACTTCTGCTGATCTTTCAGGTCTCGAATCCGAAGATCGTCGCAGGAGTCGCGCTCGTGTCCCCATCTTCCCTGACCGGCTCTCCTCTCGTCCCTGCTCTTGACCAGCTCGCTGACCTGGCGTTGTGGGAAGCCGAGCTGACGGCTGATCCGGTCATGGTGGAATCGGCGTTGATGCGCCGGTTGGCGGCCGTGCCCGATCGCCGCTCGGGCTGCGGCTTGCGGCATCCGCTGGTGGTCATCTTGACGTTGACCGCATGCGCGACGCTCGTGGTCGGCAGCGACAGCATCGCGGCGATCCGGCAGTGGGCCGCCCGCACCTCGCCAGCCGTGCTGGAGCGGCTGGGCGCCTACCTCGATCCGTTCACCGGCCTGTTCGTTGTGCCCAGCGAGAAGACCTTCCGCCGCGTCCTGGCCGACCTGGACGCCGACGCGCTGGACGCGGCGATCAGCGGCTATGTGGCCGACGTGGTCCGCCGGCAGGCACCCAGGCCGCAGATACCCCACGCCCCTGGGCCCGTCGAGCGAGAACAGCGGCGCGCAACTCAGCGGCAGCGCACGCATCCCGCCCTGGACGGGCTGCTGCCCGGCGCCGCTCTCGATGGCAAGGCGCTGCGCGGCGCCCGGACGATCGATGGCGGCCGGGTCTTCCTGGTCGGGGCGATCAGCCACGAACACGGCGTGATCCTGGGCCAGTGCCAGGTCGCCGGCAAGCGGGGTGAAGGGCCGGCCGCCCGAGCCCTGCTGCCGCGGCTGGAGGTGGCCGGGATGGTGTTGACCCTGGACGCGCTGCACACCACCAAGGCCACCGCCCGCCTGATCACCCAGCAGCTGGGCGCCCACTACATCCTCATCTTGAAAGGTAACCAGCCGCTGGCCCGCGCTGCCGCCCAAGCCCTGCTGACCGGCCCGGATGCCGACTGGACCGACACCACCTCCATCGACGACGATCACGGGCACGGCCGCACCGAACGCCGCACCATCCGCACCGCCCCCGCCGATGACTCCCTGTTTCCCGGCGCCCGGCAAGCCTTCCGTCTCCGCCGCGACCTCGGCGGCCTGGACGGAGTGTGGACCAGCAAGGAAATCGTGTACGGCATCACCAGCCTGCCCGCCGAAGCGGCCGGACCCGCTCATCTCAACCACTACGAACGCGCGCACTGGGGAGTGGAAAACCGGCTCAACTGGGTCCGCGACGTGACATTCCGCGAGGATCACTCCCAGGTCAGGACAGGGACCGCGCCCAGAGCCCTGGCCGGCTTCAGAAACCTGGCGATCAGCACCGCCCGACTGGCAGGTCGCGCCAACATCGCCCACGCGCGCCGCGATCTCCTCGACCATCACGACGCCTTCGCCGTCCACAACATCGGATCAACCAACGGAAAGCAGACTTAA
- a CDS encoding DUF47 domain-containing protein, whose protein sequence is MRLRLTPSEDSYYDLFADSANNLVTASRLLVEIISDGSDREALAEKMRACEHAGDERTHAIMNRLNESFITPFDREDIYRLASNLDDVMDYMEAAADLIVLYQIDHLPKEVVRQVEVLERAAELTAEAMPRLRSMKNLNEYWIEINRLENQADQVYRRLLAKLFGGEYDALTVLKMKEVIDQLEMAADAFEHVANTIESIAVKES, encoded by the coding sequence GTGCGCCTGCGTCTCACACCTAGTGAGGACAGCTACTACGACTTGTTCGCCGACTCGGCGAACAATCTCGTCACAGCGTCCCGTCTGCTGGTAGAGATCATCAGTGACGGATCGGACAGAGAAGCCCTGGCCGAGAAGATGCGCGCATGTGAGCACGCCGGTGACGAGCGCACTCACGCGATCATGAACCGGCTCAACGAGAGCTTCATCACGCCCTTCGACCGCGAGGACATCTACCGTCTCGCCTCGAACCTCGACGACGTGATGGACTACATGGAGGCGGCCGCGGACCTGATCGTCCTGTACCAGATCGACCACCTCCCCAAGGAGGTCGTCCGGCAGGTCGAGGTTCTGGAGCGCGCCGCGGAGCTCACCGCCGAGGCCATGCCACGGCTGCGTTCGATGAAGAACCTCAACGAGTACTGGATCGAGATCAACCGGCTGGAGAACCAGGCCGACCAGGTCTACCGCCGCCTTCTCGCCAAGCTCTTCGGCGGGGAGTACGACGCGTTGACCGTCCTCAAGATGAAGGAGGTCATCGATCAGCTCGAGATGGCCGCCGACGCCTTCGAGCACGTGGCCAACACGATCGAGTCGATCGCGGTCAAGGAAAGCTAA
- a CDS encoding sensor histidine kinase — protein MRTRTTDALVAAGVLTGIVGGTYGGLSSSGSPERPLDTLGLALITVASLALAFRRSAPPQAGAITVACAVAYYAWRYPGIFAAAPALMSIYTAAALGRRRLAVWLAVAMSVGVYGLIALSDVDPAPDGGFTLLSGWLVAMVVLGETTRSRRAYLHEVERRAVEAERTREEAALRRADEERLWIAQELHDTLTHNISVINVQASVAMHLLDRDPALSREALAAIKESGREAMRELRATLGVLRQADPDDLGAGLARLPRLVARAEAVGLPVRVLVVGERRDLPPDVDRAAYRIAQEAFTNVLRHAGPASITLTTEYRPEMIVLRVEDDGESSAEVTRYGMGLIGMRERAVAAGGSLTAGPRPQGGFAVRAELPLAGRP, from the coding sequence GTGAGGACCCGGACAACCGATGCGCTGGTGGCGGCCGGGGTGCTGACGGGGATCGTCGGGGGCACCTACGGCGGGCTGTCCAGTTCGGGTTCCCCCGAGCGCCCGCTGGACACGCTCGGCCTGGCGCTGATCACGGTGGCGTCGCTGGCGCTGGCGTTCCGGCGGAGCGCGCCGCCGCAGGCGGGAGCGATCACGGTGGCCTGCGCCGTGGCCTACTACGCCTGGCGGTATCCGGGGATCTTCGCCGCCGCGCCCGCCCTGATGTCGATCTACACGGCGGCGGCACTCGGACGGCGTCGCCTGGCGGTCTGGCTGGCCGTCGCGATGAGCGTGGGGGTCTACGGCCTCATCGCGCTGTCCGACGTCGACCCCGCCCCCGACGGGGGTTTCACGCTGCTCAGCGGCTGGCTGGTGGCGATGGTCGTCCTCGGGGAGACCACCAGGAGCCGTCGCGCGTACCTGCACGAGGTCGAGAGGCGGGCGGTCGAGGCCGAGCGCACCCGCGAGGAGGCGGCGCTGCGCAGGGCCGACGAGGAGCGGCTGTGGATCGCCCAGGAACTGCACGACACCCTCACCCACAACATCTCGGTCATCAACGTCCAGGCCTCCGTCGCCATGCACCTGCTCGACCGCGACCCCGCGCTGTCCCGCGAGGCACTGGCCGCGATCAAGGAGTCGGGGCGGGAGGCGATGCGGGAGCTCCGCGCCACGCTGGGCGTGCTGAGACAGGCCGATCCCGACGATCTCGGGGCGGGCCTCGCCCGGCTGCCCCGGCTGGTCGCCAGGGCGGAGGCGGTGGGGCTGCCGGTCAGGGTCCTCGTCGTCGGGGAGCGCCGGGATCTTCCCCCGGACGTCGACCGGGCGGCCTACCGCATCGCGCAGGAGGCGTTCACCAACGTGCTCCGTCACGCCGGGCCCGCGTCGATCACGCTGACGACCGAGTACCGGCCTGAAATGATCGTGTTGCGCGTCGAGGACGACGGGGAGTCGTCCGCTGAGGTCACGAGGTACGGAATGGGACTGATCGGGATGCGCGAGCGCGCCGTCGCCGCCGGAGGATCGCTCACCGCGGGACCGCGTCCGCAGGGCGGGTTCGCCGTCCGGGCCGAGCTGCCCCTGGCGGGGCGGCCGTGA
- a CDS encoding winged helix-turn-helix transcriptional regulator, translating to MSNLLLLTNALEPSTEVLPALGLLLHSVRVAPAEASALLDAPPADAILVDARRELVQAKSLCRLLRTTGVACPLVVIVTEGGLAGLTAEWGADDVILDTAGPAEVEARLRMAVGKLNLSAAEEVPDEIRNGDLSIDEATYTARLRGRALDLTFKEFELLKYLAQHPGRVFTRAQLLQEVWGYDYFGGTRTVDVHVRRLRAKLGAEYEALIGTVRNVGYRFVPERGNEPIEEREPARH from the coding sequence GTGAGCAATCTCCTGCTGCTCACCAACGCCCTCGAGCCCTCAACTGAGGTGCTCCCGGCGCTGGGGCTACTACTGCACTCGGTACGGGTCGCGCCCGCGGAGGCATCCGCCCTGCTCGACGCCCCACCCGCCGATGCGATTCTGGTGGACGCGCGCCGCGAGCTCGTCCAGGCCAAAAGCCTGTGCCGGCTGCTGCGCACCACGGGCGTCGCCTGCCCTCTGGTGGTGATCGTCACAGAGGGCGGTCTCGCCGGGCTGACCGCGGAGTGGGGTGCCGACGACGTCATCCTCGACACCGCCGGGCCCGCCGAGGTCGAGGCGCGGCTCAGGATGGCCGTGGGCAAGCTCAACCTGTCCGCCGCCGAGGAGGTGCCGGACGAGATCCGCAACGGTGACCTGTCGATCGACGAGGCCACCTACACCGCCAGGCTCCGCGGCCGCGCGCTGGATCTGACCTTCAAGGAGTTCGAGCTCCTGAAGTACCTGGCGCAACACCCCGGCAGGGTCTTCACACGCGCCCAGCTCCTCCAGGAGGTCTGGGGGTACGACTACTTCGGCGGCACCCGCACCGTGGACGTCCACGTCCGGCGGCTCCGCGCCAAGCTCGGCGCCGAGTACGAGGCGCTGATCGGCACGGTCCGCAACGTCGGTTACCGGTTCGTCCCCGAGCGCGGCAACGAGCCCATCGAGGAGCGCGAGCCCGCCCGCCACTAG
- a CDS encoding DUF397 domain-containing protein, whose amino-acid sequence MDQLNLNEAEWRKSSVSGDNGQCVEVATNLSGIVAVRDSKHPTGPALVFTPKEWGAFLGGVRADEFG is encoded by the coding sequence ATGGACCAGTTGAACCTCAATGAAGCGGAATGGCGCAAGTCCAGCGTCAGTGGCGACAACGGACAGTGCGTGGAAGTCGCCACCAACCTCTCCGGCATCGTCGCCGTCCGTGACAGCAAGCACCCAACCGGCCCGGCGCTCGTCTTCACTCCGAAGGAGTGGGGCGCGTTCCTCGGTGGCGTCAGGGCCGACGAGTTCGGGTGA